The Flavobacterium johnsoniae genomic sequence GGCTTCTTTACTTAAATGTGACGCTTTATTACAATTCCCTGAAAATAAATTTACACTTAGAGACGAAATCAAAAATATCCTTGCCGCTCATTTGCAAACGCAGGAAACACAATTTTGGCTGGATATTTTAGAACCCGCAGACATTTGGTGCGCAGGAGTTTTAAATTATCAACAATTATTTGCAGAAGATGGTTTTAAGGTTTTGAATTTTACGCAACAAGTCGAAATGCTTGACGGTTATAGTTATAAAACAACACGCTGTCCGATAAAAATTGATGGCGAATATCTGACTTCAGGAAAAGGTTCGCCGAAACTAGGTCAGGACAACGAGAAAATTATTAAAGAATTTATAGACTGTTAATGGAAAAAATTAGAATCGCCGTTCGTAAATTCGATCCTTTCGAAAGTACACTTCGAAAATTATGGGATGCATTTTCACTTCAAAATAATATAAAAATGGAAGCTGAAATGGTTGCCTTAGAACTTCATGATTTATATGAAACTACCATTTCAGATAAAGGTTTAAAAGAAGGAAAATGGGATATCGCTCATATCAATACCGATTGGATTTTTGATGCTGCAAACGAAAATGCGGTTCTTAATTTGTTTTCCTTAATTGGTGAAAATCCGCCAGAAAACTATCCTTTTGGATGGCATAAATCGCTTTTGCATTTGCAGAAATTAAGCAATGGCATTTTCGGACTTCCATTTCACGATGGCCCAGAATGTCTCATTTACAGAAAAGATTTATTCGAAAACGAAGCAGAAAAAGAGAATTTTAAAAAACAATTTGGTTACGAACTTGCTACACCAAAAACTTGGCAGGAATTTTCAGAAATTGCGACATTCTTTAATCGTCCCGAACAAAATTTATACGGTGCTGTTTTTGCCAATTATCCAGACGGACATAATATGGTTTTTGATTTTTGCCTGCAATTATGGACGCGAGGCGGATCTTTATTAAACAAAAAAAATCAGATTGATATTCATAATGAAGCGGCGATAAAAGCATTAGATTTTTATAGAAAAATGGTCAATGACAAAAATGCGGTTCATCCAAAATCGAGAGAATTTGGTTCGGTTGAAGCAGGTTTAGCTTTCGCCGAAGGACAAGCAGCAATGGCAATCAACTGGTTCGGATTTGCTTCGATGGCAGAAGTAATTGACGAATCGAAAGTGAAAGGAAAAATCGATATCACTTCTCTCCCAGCTGATCCTGGTTATAAAACGGCTTCTTTAAACGTATATTGGTTGTATACAATTGGTTCTGGAAGCAAACACAAAAAACTAGCATATGATTTTTTACGTTTTGCAACTACACCAGAAAGTGATAAATTATTGACAGCAGAAGGCGGAATTGGATGTAGAAAATCCACTTGGAAAGATGAAGAAATCAATACTTTAATTCCGTTTTATCATAAACTGGAAATGCTTCACGAAAATGCATTGACATTACCTCAAACGCCAATCTGGCCAAAAGTCGCAGAACTTATTGACGGAGCGGTTTTAAAAGCCATTGAAACTGATATTCCATCGGAAATACTTTTAGAAGAAACTCAAAAGAAAATAAGAAAACTAAGTCAAGGAACAACATTACACGGCTCTGTCAAAAATTAAAATTGACAGGCTTAATTTCAAAATATAGAACAAATGAATATTCCCTATAAACCTTTACTTCCACAAACAGAACAACCAATTGTGATTATTGGAGCAAGCGGTATTGTAAAAGATGCGCATCTTCCTGCTTATGAAATGGCTGGTTTTAAAGTTTTTGGTATTACTAATAGAACGATTTCGAAAGCATACGATTTACAGAAACAATTCAAAATCGATTATGTTTTTGAAAGTGTTGCCGATGCAGTTAAAAATGCGCCTTCAAACACTGTTTACGATATTACCGTTTTACCTGATCAATATATCGAAATTTTAGAGCAATTGCCTGATGGATCTGCAGTTTTGATTCAGAAACCAATGGGAAATGATTTATCACAGGCTCGCGAAATTGTCGAAGTTTGCGAAAGAAAAAATTTAGTTGCTGCTATCAATTTCCAGTTGCGTTTTGCCTCTTTTGTAAGTGCTGCCAGATATTTAATCGATCAGGGAATTATTGGCGAATTATATGATTTAGAATTTAAAGTTACCGTAAATACTCCTTGGGAATTATTTCCTTTAATAAAAGAGCATCCAAGATTGGAAATTCTTTTCCACAGCGTGCATTATATTGACTGCATTAGATCTTTTCTGGGTAATCCGAAAAGTGTTTATGCTAAAACAGCCAAACATCCGCTTAAAAAATTATCTTCAAGTCGATCTACGATTATTCTGGATTATGGAGAAGATAAACATGTTGTAATCAATACGAATCATGATCATCACTTTGGTCCAAAACATGAAGAAAGTTATATTAAATGGGAAGGAACAAAAGGCGCCGTTAAAGCAAAAATGGGATTGTTAATGAATTATCCTGACGGTTTGCCAGATGTTTTTGAATACGCTTTGCCAAAAAAAAGTAATGAAAATGAATACGAATGGACAGAAGTGAAATTAGAAGGTTCTTGGTTTCCTGAAGCTTTTATTGGCGCAATGTCTAATCTCATGCGTTACAAAGAGGGTTCTGACGATAAATTGTCTGCTAGCGTTCAAGATGTCTTAGGCACGATGAAAGTTGTAGAAGCCTGCTACGCGAGCAGTAAAAATGGCGGAATTTCTTTTGAAGAAGTGTAATTAAAACACTATATTTCAAAACCAAAAAAAAACAAATTTAAGCCTTCTTCAAAACAAACGTATTTTTAAAGTAAGGCCGACAAAAAATAACTATAATATGTATTTTAAATCGACTTTTTTCGAAGATTACCAAATCGACGACAAACGAGTAACATTAGGCAGAACAATCACAGAAACTGACTTCGTAGTTCATGCCGGACACACTGGAGATTTCTTCCCGCACCACATGGACGAAGAATGGTGCAAAACGCAACCATTCGGACAAAGAATTGCACACGGAACTATGGTTTTTGCCATCGGAATCGGATTAACGGCTTCAGAAATAAATCCCGAAGCTTTTTCTAGAGGTTATGACAAAATGCGTTTTGTAAAACCTGTTCATATCGGCGACACTATTCATTCTGAAATCACTATTTCTGAAAAAGGAGAAGCTAAAAATCCAGAAATGGGAACCGTAACAGAACATGTAGAAATCATTAACCAACGTGGCGAAGTCGTTTTGGTATGTGATCATTTACTTTTAGTAAAGAAAAAATAATTTTCTTCTAGGGACAAAGGTTCAGAGGTGCAAAGGAACAGAGGTTTCTTCACTTTGAACCTTTGTCGCTTTGAACCTTTGAACCTAAAAAACAACAAAAAAACTATCTAAAAAATGCAAATTACAAACCAAGCTGGCGATCAACACGACGCAACTTTAGAAACTGGAAAAGGTACTGCTAATTATAAAGTTCCATTTATTTTAATTACCAGCTTATTTTTTCTTTGGGGAATGGCGCACAATCTGGACTCAGTTTTGATTCCACACTTGAAGAAAGCCTGTGAATTAAATAATAGTCAATCTACATTGATTGATACTTCTGTTTTCTTTGCTTATTTTATCATGGCAATTCCTGCGGGAATGCTTATTAAAAGATTTGGTTATAAAACTAGTATTATCGTTGGATTATTAGTTTTTGCCGCAGGAGCCTTTTTATTTGTTCCAGCAGCAGATTCAAGAACATATGAATTATTTTTATTTGCTCTATTTGTAATTGGATGCGGTTTAACAATTCTTGAAACCAGTGCAAATCCTTATGCTACTATTTTAGGTCCAGCAGAGGCTTCATCAAAAAGGATAAATTTAGCGGCTTCTTTTAATGCTTTAGCAGCAGTTGTTGCTCCGTTTGTGGGTTCATTATTTATTCTCTCAGGAACAAATCATACAAAAGAACAAATGGCAGCAATGCCAGAAACTGAGAAAGCAGCTTATTTATTAGGTGAAGCACAAGCAGTAAAAATGCCTTATATCGTTTTGGGAACTGTTTTGGTTTTAGTAGCTATAGCTTTTTATTTCATGCATCTTCCTTCTATGAAACCAAAGCATACGGAAGTTGAAGTTAAACCTGGTTTTTTCTCTGTTTTAAAATTTAGACATTTAACGTGGGCTGTTGTTGCTCAATTCTTTTATGTTGGTGCTCAAGTCTGCGTTACTAGTTTCTTTATTAGAATTGCACAACAAGGAGCTGGTTTAGATGAAAAAACTGCGGCGTTTTATTTAGGGGGTTATGGGTTTTTATTTATGGCGGGGCGCTTTATTGGAACTTTCTTTTTGAAGTATGTAAAAGATTACGTTTTACTTTCTATTTACTGCGTAATATCTGCACTTCTTTCTCTAGTAGCAATATATGGATCAGGAATGGGAGTACTTTACGCTCTTGGCGGAATCGGGTTCTTTATGTCAATTATGTTTCCAACAATTTTTTCTTTAGGAATTAAAGGTTTAAAATCGAATACAGAAACAGGTTCTTCTTGGTTAGTAATGTCAATTGTTGGAGGCGCTATCATTCCGTATGGAATGGGAACTTTAATTGATATGAATCATGATGATATTCAGTCTGGGTATATTATTCCGTTAGTTTGCTTTTTAATTATTCTTTCTTTTGGAGTTGTTGGTCATAAGGTGAAAACGGTTTCAGAATAAGAAATTAAATTATATAAATAGAAAAGGCTTTCTTCACAAGAGAAAGCTTTTTTTTGTATTTAAAACCAAGTGCTTCGGAGAAGCAAAATATTTATAGCAAATAAAATTTCCTAGCACAAAGAAAAGCTCCAGCGGAGTGACATAATATCATCATAATACGTTTCCCGTGGTTGAAACCACGCGCTATGTTGAAACACATAATGATAAAATAATGGTATTATTTTTTATAAAATCAAAAACGCCTCCTAATTGGAGGCGTTTTTTTTTACTTATGTTTAGAATTAACGGTGTTTGCCGTTTCCGTGATCGTGATTTTTGGAGTTATTTTTTCCTTTGTTTCCTTTATCATTTCCGTAGTGGTTTCCGTTGTTTCCTTTAGGTTTTTCTCCTCTGTTTTTTTGAGGTTTTCCATGATAACCTTTCGGATAAGCTTTTACGTGTTTTGTATGATAATTATATGGAGAATCTCCTCTATAATCTGTCAATACAACTTTGTAACCAGAATACAAATCATAATTTCTATATCTTGAAGGAAGTCTTTTTTCACGAATCCATCTTCCTCCATTATCGTAGATAAATACGCTTTGATTTATATCATAATACACATCGATATCTGGCAGAAAATAGTATCTGCTGTCATCGTAGCCTTGTGGTCCCCAATTTGGCGGCGTTCCAATATCTACATTGATTGATACTTGCGCTTGGGCGAAAAATACACTCATAAAGAGTACTGAGGCGAATACTAATTTTTTCATGATCTTTAGTTTTAAATTTATTTTAGTAGATATGAATCGAAATTAATGCCAATATTTAAACTTATCGCATTCATTATACGGAAACACAAAACTAATCGACGAATAGTACTTTTCAGCCGATATGCATATATAAAAAAACGCCTCATAACTGAGGCGTTTCTTTTTATTATAAATAACAATTATTTCCAACCACCACCCAACGCACGGTACAAATTTATAACAGCTTGCAATTTTTGCAGATTGTCGTTAATTCCGCTTAATTGCGCTGCCAAAAGGTTTTGTTCTGATGTTAATACATCAGTGTAATTGGTTGCAGAACTATATTCTAAAAGTTGCTGAGTAAAGTCTACTGCTTTTTCTAAAGCTGCAATCTGTTTGGTTCTAGAATCTTCTTTCTCAACTGCCATTTGATACGAATATAAAGCATTCGAAACTTCCTGACCTGCCACTAAAAGAGTTTGTTGAAAATTATTATAGGCTTGTAATTGTTGTGATTGCGCCGTTGTAAGTCTCATTTTATTCAATCCTTGGTTAAATATTGGTTGTGTAAGTCCGCCAATAATAGAGTAAAAAATAGAATGACTAAAGAAATCTTTTAGCTCTAAATTTGAGAATCCAGTACTTGCTGTAAGTGTCAAACTTGGATAAAAATAGGTCTTAGCCAAATTTGTAGATTCGAAAGCCACCCTGAAATTAAATTCCGCTTGACGGACATCAGGACGATTGTTTAATAATTGAGCTGGCATACCAAGAGCGATTTTTTCAGGAATAATTTGTGTTCCTAATTCACCTCGATCAATTGGCCCTGGAGCTTGTCCTAACAAAATATTTAAAGCGTTTTCTGTCTCACGGATATTCTGTTTTAAATCTGGAATCAAAACTTCTGCTGCATGCTGATTGGCTTCACTCTGAACAACAGCTGCACCAGTTACAATTGCTCCTTCTTTTAAAGCTTTAATTGTTTCTACATTTTTAATACGGCTAGCTAATGTTTCCTCAGTGATTTTTAGCGATTTATCATAAGCCAAAAGCATAAAATAATTGTTGGCAATATCGGCAATCAATTGTGTTTGAACTGCTTGTTTTGCAGCATCAGTTGCTAAATAAGTTGCCAATGCGGCTCTTTTAGAACTGCTTAATTTTCCCCAAACATCAATTTCCCAAGACGTACTAGCACCCAATTTATAGGTTGTTGTCAACGTATTGATGTTGATTCCTGGTGGAAAGTTAAGTCCCGCCTGTGATTGTTTGTTATGAGTTGCACTTGCATCCAATTGTAATGTTGGGTAATAAGCTAATTTACTTTGACGTAATGAAGCTCTTGCTTGTACAATGTTTTCAATCGCATTTTTCAAATTAAGATTCTGATCTAAACCTTTTTGAATTAATGCATTCAGTTTTTCATCTTTAAAAACACTCTGCCAAGGCATATCCGCAATTGTAGTTGAATCTGTCGAAGATTGATCACGATACAATTGATCTGTTTTTAAAGTTGTGGGACGTTCGTATTTTTTGGTAACAGAGCACGCACTAATAAGTGCGGCTGTTATTACCAGTAAAATATATTTATTTGAACTATTCGTCATTTCTTTCTTAATTAAATTTTACTCTTTGTGAGCTTCTATTAAATGAATTTCCTCTTCATCGTCGTCCTCGTCATCATAACCGTCTTTAGCAGGTCCGCTGATTTTTTCTTGTAAGTTTTGAAAAATAATAAACAGAACCGGAATCACGAAAACTCCCAAGATTGTTCCGATTAACATACCTCCTACAGCTCCTGTACCAATCGATTTGTTACCAACAGCTCCCGCTCCTGAAGCAAACATCAACGGAACTAATCCTAAAATAAAGGCGAAAGAAGTCATTAAAATTGGACGTAAACGTGCTACGGCACCTTCAATTGCAGCTTGTACAACTGGCAATCCTTTTCGTCTTCTGTCCAAAGCAAATTCGACAATCAAAATACCGTTCTTGGCAAGAAGTCCGATAAGCATGATTAAGGAAATCTGCAAGTAAATGTTACTATTCAATTTGAAAATAATTGAGAACAAATAAGCTCCTGCCAATCCAAACGGAATTGATAATAATACTGCAAATGGTAAAATATAACTTTCGTATTGTGCACTTAACAAGAAGTAAACGAAAACCAAACATAATACGAAGATGAATATCGTTTCACTTCCAGAAGCTAATTCCTCACGCGTTAATCCAGAAAATTCGTAACCATAACCTGCAGGAAGATTTTCTGCCGCCACTTCTTGAATTGCTTTAATAGCATCTCCAGAACTATAACCTGGTTTTGGTGCTCCTGTAATCGAAATTGACGTAAATAAGTTAAATCTCGAAATAGATTCTGGTCCAAAAACTCTTGTCATTTTTACAAACTCTGTAATTGGCGCCATATTTCCTGCACTATTTCTAACGAAAATTTTATTCAATCCTTCTGTGTTAGCTCTAAATTCTGGAGCAGCTTGAACCATTACACGATATTGTTTTCCGAATTTATTGAAATTCGAAGCATACAATCCACCATAATATCCTTGCATTGTAGAAAGAATCGTGTTTACAGAAACCCCAGCATCTTTCGCTTTCGCTAAATTGATGTCCATCATATACTGAGGAAATCCAGGATTAAATGGGGTTGTCGCGTATTGAATTTCTGGACGTTCAGCCAATTTCGCTAAGAATTCGTTATTTACTTTAAAGAATTCAGCAGTTGTATGTCCACCTTTATCTTGCAATTGAAATTCGAATCCACCACTTTGCCCAAAACCTTGAATTGTTGGTGGCGAAATAAAGAAGATACTTGCCTCACGAATACCGCTTGTTTTAGCAAAAAGCTGTCCGATTACATCATCAACACTAAGATCACGTTCATCCCACGGTTTCAATTTTACAATAACCATACTGTAGGCACTACCCGCTCCAGCGGTAAAGTTCTGCCCAACGATTCGAAGTGTATTTTTAACTCCTGGAATAGTCTTAGCAATACTGTCTACTCTTTTTGCAATGATATCAGAACGCTCCATAGAAGCTGAAGGCGGCAAACTGATATTCGCGAAAACAGTTCCTTGATCTTCCGAAGGAACGAAAGCTGAAGGTGTTGTTTTCATCATATAAACTAATGCCAAACCAGCAATGATGATAGACGCTAAAGCAATCCATTTTTTCACAGAAAGGAAACTTACTGAACGCTTATATCTTTGTGTTACATTATCGAAAGCTACGTTGAATGAAGTATAAAAACGCTGTAAATAACTTTTATGTTTATGATCATCAGCATGCGGTTTCAATAAAAGTGCACATAAAGCTGGACTTAAAGTCAAGGCATTTACTGCCGATAGAATTATCGCAACAGCCAATGTAATACCAAACTGTTTGTAGAAAACCCCAGTAGATCCTGTAATAAATGTTACAGGAATAAATACCGCCGCCATTACCAATGTAATCGAAATAATCGCTCCCGAAATTTCGTCCATCGCGTGAATCGTCGCTTTTTTAGCCGATTTATATCCGTCATCCAATTTTGCGTGGACGGCCTCGACGACGACAATCGCATCATCGACGACAATACCAATGGCAAGAACCATAGCAAAAAGCGTCAATAAGTTGATCGTAAATCCGAATAAATTCAGGAAGAAGAACGTTCCTACAATCGCAACTGGAACCGCAATCGCTGGAATTAAAGTTGATCTAAAATCTTGAAGGAAAATAAATACTACGATGAAAACCAATATAAAAGCTTCAATCAAAGTATGAATAACTTTCTCAATAGAAGCATCTAGATTTTCGTTAACATCCACCATAATGGTGTATTTCATTCCTTTTGGAAAACTCTTCGCTGCTTCTTCAATTAATTTTTTAGAATTAATAATTACATCACGTGCATTCGATCCTGGAGTCTGGCTAATTGCCATTGCAGCCGATTCTACGCCGTTTGTTTTAATTGTTGAAGAATAACTTAAAGATCCTAACTCTACTTTTGCAACATCTTTAAGACGCAACATTTGTCCGTTTCCAACCGATTTTATAACAATATTTTCAAATTCCTGAGCACTTGTTAAACGTCCTTTGTATTTAATTACATATTGAAAAGCTTGATTTCCATTCTCACCAAATTTACCTGGCGCTGCTTCGATATTTTGTTCTGCTAAAGCTGCCGAAATATCGCTCGGAATCAGTTTGTATTGTTGCATTATATCTGGTTTCAACCAGATTCTCATAGAGTAATCTTTTGCACCAAAAACGGTAACATCACCTACTCCAACTACACGCTGAATTTGAGGTACAAGATTAATCTTCGCATAATTTTGAAGAAACGTCTGATCGTAAGCTTTATCATCACTATATAAAGAGAAAATCAACAAGTTACTACTCTGACTTTTCGTAACCGTTACACCCGCTTGAGTTACCTCAACAGGAAGTAAACTCGTTGCTCTAGAAACCCTGTTCTGAACGTTTACCGCTGCCAAATCAGGATTTGTTCCAACTTTAAAGAAAATTTTGATCGAAGCATTTCCGTCGTTTGTCGCTGTAGAAGTCATGTAAGTCATGTTTTCTACACCATTGATCTGCTCTTCTAACGGAATTACGATACTTTTCAATACTACGTCTGCATTCGCACCAGTATAACTTGCCGCCACGTTTACAGTTGGCGGTGCAATATCTGGATATTGCGAAATCGGTAACTCAATTAGGCCTAAAACACCTAAGATGACGATAATAACAGATATTACCGTCGAGAGTACGGGTCTTTGTATAAATTTTTTAAACATTATTTTTTATTTTAAATCGGCGTATACTGTTTCTGCACTTTGCTTTTGAGCTTTAATTTCAGTTCCTTCTTTTAGAGAAGCCACTCCTTCTAAAACAATCTCATCCCCTGCCTGTAAACCGCTTGTTACTACATAATAGTTTCCTGCTGTATTTTCAAGCACAGTAATGTTAGCGTTTCTTGTCTTGTTATCTTTTCCTAAAACTACCGCAAACATCTTATCTTGAAGTTCGAATGTTGCGCTTTGAGGAATAATGATTCCGTCTTTTACTTCTTTCGGAATTCTAACTGTAGTACTGCTTCCGCTTCTGATAATTCCTTTTGAATTTGGGAAACGCGCTCTCACATTTACCGTTCCAGTTTCTGTATTGATTAATCCGTTTACGGTTTCAATATGCCCTTTTTCATCGTAAGCAGAACCGTCAGAAAGTACTAAAGAAACTGCTGGCATACTTTTTATTGTTTGGTTTAATGAAGCTCCAGAATCTTTAGTAAAATTCAATAACGTTTTTTCATTCATGGCAAAATAAG encodes the following:
- a CDS encoding extracellular solute-binding protein; protein product: MEKIRIAVRKFDPFESTLRKLWDAFSLQNNIKMEAEMVALELHDLYETTISDKGLKEGKWDIAHINTDWIFDAANENAVLNLFSLIGENPPENYPFGWHKSLLHLQKLSNGIFGLPFHDGPECLIYRKDLFENEAEKENFKKQFGYELATPKTWQEFSEIATFFNRPEQNLYGAVFANYPDGHNMVFDFCLQLWTRGGSLLNKKNQIDIHNEAAIKALDFYRKMVNDKNAVHPKSREFGSVEAGLAFAEGQAAMAINWFGFASMAEVIDESKVKGKIDITSLPADPGYKTASLNVYWLYTIGSGSKHKKLAYDFLRFATTPESDKLLTAEGGIGCRKSTWKDEEINTLIPFYHKLEMLHENALTLPQTPIWPKVAELIDGAVLKAIETDIPSEILLEETQKKIRKLSQGTTLHGSVKN
- a CDS encoding Gfo/Idh/MocA family protein, whose amino-acid sequence is MNIPYKPLLPQTEQPIVIIGASGIVKDAHLPAYEMAGFKVFGITNRTISKAYDLQKQFKIDYVFESVADAVKNAPSNTVYDITVLPDQYIEILEQLPDGSAVLIQKPMGNDLSQAREIVEVCERKNLVAAINFQLRFASFVSAARYLIDQGIIGELYDLEFKVTVNTPWELFPLIKEHPRLEILFHSVHYIDCIRSFLGNPKSVYAKTAKHPLKKLSSSRSTIILDYGEDKHVVINTNHDHHFGPKHEESYIKWEGTKGAVKAKMGLLMNYPDGLPDVFEYALPKKSNENEYEWTEVKLEGSWFPEAFIGAMSNLMRYKEGSDDKLSASVQDVLGTMKVVEACYASSKNGGISFEEV
- a CDS encoding MaoC/PaaZ C-terminal domain-containing protein, whose amino-acid sequence is MYFKSTFFEDYQIDDKRVTLGRTITETDFVVHAGHTGDFFPHHMDEEWCKTQPFGQRIAHGTMVFAIGIGLTASEINPEAFSRGYDKMRFVKPVHIGDTIHSEITISEKGEAKNPEMGTVTEHVEIINQRGEVVLVCDHLLLVKKK
- the fucP gene encoding L-fucose:H+ symporter permease, which translates into the protein MQITNQAGDQHDATLETGKGTANYKVPFILITSLFFLWGMAHNLDSVLIPHLKKACELNNSQSTLIDTSVFFAYFIMAIPAGMLIKRFGYKTSIIVGLLVFAAGAFLFVPAADSRTYELFLFALFVIGCGLTILETSANPYATILGPAEASSKRINLAASFNALAAVVAPFVGSLFILSGTNHTKEQMAAMPETEKAAYLLGEAQAVKMPYIVLGTVLVLVAIAFYFMHLPSMKPKHTEVEVKPGFFSVLKFRHLTWAVVAQFFYVGAQVCVTSFFIRIAQQGAGLDEKTAAFYLGGYGFLFMAGRFIGTFFLKYVKDYVLLSIYCVISALLSLVAIYGSGMGVLYALGGIGFFMSIMFPTIFSLGIKGLKSNTETGSSWLVMSIVGGAIIPYGMGTLIDMNHDDIQSGYIIPLVCFLIILSFGVVGHKVKTVSE
- a CDS encoding efflux transporter outer membrane subunit; protein product: MTNSSNKYILLVITAALISACSVTKKYERPTTLKTDQLYRDQSSTDSTTIADMPWQSVFKDEKLNALIQKGLDQNLNLKNAIENIVQARASLRQSKLAYYPTLQLDASATHNKQSQAGLNFPPGININTLTTTYKLGASTSWEIDVWGKLSSSKRAALATYLATDAAKQAVQTQLIADIANNYFMLLAYDKSLKITEETLASRIKNVETIKALKEGAIVTGAAVVQSEANQHAAEVLIPDLKQNIRETENALNILLGQAPGPIDRGELGTQIIPEKIALGMPAQLLNNRPDVRQAEFNFRVAFESTNLAKTYFYPSLTLTASTGFSNLELKDFFSHSIFYSIIGGLTQPIFNQGLNKMRLTTAQSQQLQAYNNFQQTLLVAGQEVSNALYSYQMAVEKEDSRTKQIAALEKAVDFTQQLLEYSSATNYTDVLTSEQNLLAAQLSGINDNLQKLQAVINLYRALGGGWK
- a CDS encoding efflux RND transporter permease subunit, which encodes MFKKFIQRPVLSTVISVIIVILGVLGLIELPISQYPDIAPPTVNVAASYTGANADVVLKSIVIPLEEQINGVENMTYMTSTATNDGNASIKIFFKVGTNPDLAAVNVQNRVSRATSLLPVEVTQAGVTVTKSQSSNLLIFSLYSDDKAYDQTFLQNYAKINLVPQIQRVVGVGDVTVFGAKDYSMRIWLKPDIMQQYKLIPSDISAALAEQNIEAAPGKFGENGNQAFQYVIKYKGRLTSAQEFENIVIKSVGNGQMLRLKDVAKVELGSLSYSSTIKTNGVESAAMAISQTPGSNARDVIINSKKLIEEAAKSFPKGMKYTIMVDVNENLDASIEKVIHTLIEAFILVFIVVFIFLQDFRSTLIPAIAVPVAIVGTFFFLNLFGFTINLLTLFAMVLAIGIVVDDAIVVVEAVHAKLDDGYKSAKKATIHAMDEISGAIISITLVMAAVFIPVTFITGSTGVFYKQFGITLAVAIILSAVNALTLSPALCALLLKPHADDHKHKSYLQRFYTSFNVAFDNVTQRYKRSVSFLSVKKWIALASIIIAGLALVYMMKTTPSAFVPSEDQGTVFANISLPPSASMERSDIIAKRVDSIAKTIPGVKNTLRIVGQNFTAGAGSAYSMVIVKLKPWDERDLSVDDVIGQLFAKTSGIREASIFFISPPTIQGFGQSGGFEFQLQDKGGHTTAEFFKVNNEFLAKLAERPEIQYATTPFNPGFPQYMMDINLAKAKDAGVSVNTILSTMQGYYGGLYASNFNKFGKQYRVMVQAAPEFRANTEGLNKIFVRNSAGNMAPITEFVKMTRVFGPESISRFNLFTSISITGAPKPGYSSGDAIKAIQEVAAENLPAGYGYEFSGLTREELASGSETIFIFVLCLVFVYFLLSAQYESYILPFAVLLSIPFGLAGAYLFSIIFKLNSNIYLQISLIMLIGLLAKNGILIVEFALDRRRKGLPVVQAAIEGAVARLRPILMTSFAFILGLVPLMFASGAGAVGNKSIGTGAVGGMLIGTILGVFVIPVLFIIFQNLQEKISGPAKDGYDDEDDDEEEIHLIEAHKE